In a single window of the Penaeus monodon isolate SGIC_2016 chromosome 3, NSTDA_Pmon_1, whole genome shotgun sequence genome:
- the LOC119596337 gene encoding cuticle protein 19.8-like, with translation MVFLIAALFALVVGILADNGPTYSPPVPSYNTPAPVPLGPAQYDFNYVVQDNIGNDFGHQESRNGYDTQGTYYVQLPDGRLQTVTYTVNGDSGFVADVAYQGEAQYPAQSYQPAPAPSYV, from the exons ATGGTTTTCCTG ATTGCTGCCCTCTTTGCCCTGGTTGTGGGCATCCTTGCTGACAATGGTCCTACATACAGTCCTCCTGTCCCCTCCTACAACACCCCTGCACCTGTTCCTttg GGACCTGCacagtacgacttcaactatgtTGTGCAAGATAACATCggaaacgacttcggtcaccaaGAAAGCCGAAATGGATACGACACTCAGGGTACCTACTACGTCCAGCTCCCCGACGGTCGCCTCCAAACAGTGACCTACACTGTAAACGGCGACTCCGGTTTCGTGGCTGACGTGGCATACCAAGGAGAGGCTCAGTATCCTGCCCAGTCTTATCAACCTGCTCCAGCCCCTTCATATGTCTAG
- the LOC119596311 gene encoding pro-resilin-like, whose translation MPLKIAVLLALSVTILAESVPRYSPPAPSYNAPAPAPTGPAQYDFNYAVQDNFGNDFGHQESRNGYDTQGTYYVQLPDGRLQRVTYTVNGDSGFIADVAYQGEAQYPAHQPSQSYQPAPTPAYG comes from the exons ATGCCTCTCAAG ATCGCCGTTTTGCTCGCCCTGTCGGTGACAATCCTCGCCGAATCAGTTCCAAGATACAGTCCTCCTGCTCCTTCCTACAACGCTCCTGCTCCCGCTCCTACG GGACCTGCACAGTACGACTTCAATTATGCTGTGCAAGATAACTTTggaaacgacttcggtcaccaaGAAAGCCGAAATGGATACGACACTCAGGGTACGTATTACGtccagctccccgacggccgtcTGCAGAGGGTAACCTACACTGTGAACGGCGACTCCGGCTTCATAGCTGATGTTGCCTACCAGGGAGAGGCTCAGTATCCTGCCCATCAACCATCCCAATCCTATCAACCTGCTCCCACCCCTGCATACGGTTAA
- the LOC119596305 gene encoding pro-resilin-like, which yields MTFRIAVIFALLAGTFADSGPRYRPPVPSYNAPAPAPSGPAQYDFNYAVQDNFGNDFGHQESRNGYDTQGTYYVQLPDGRLQRVTYTVNGDSGFVAEVTYQGEAQYPAQQPARSYQPAPTPAYG from the exons ATGACTTTCAGG ATCGCCGTAATCTTCGCCCTGCTGGCTGGCACCTTTGCAGACTCAGGGCCAAGATATCGTCCTCCTGTCCCCTCCTACAACGCCCCTGCACCCGCTCCTTCA GGTCCTGCgcagtacgacttcaactatgcTGTGCAAGATAACTTCggaaacgacttcggtcaccaaGAAAGCCGAAATGGATACGACACTCAGGGTACCTACTACGTCCAGCTCCCCGATGGTCGTCTGCAGAGAGTAACCTACACTGTGAACGGCGACTCCGGTTTCGTAGCTGAAGTAACTTACCAGGGAGAGGCACAGTACCCAGCCCAGCAACCTGCCCGGTCCTATCAACCTGCCCCAACCCCTGCATATGGCTAA